A region of the Micromonospora sediminicola genome:
CCGGCCACCGTGGCGAGCAGCCCCCGCCGGTCGGCCGCGGCCACCGACACCCGGTCCTCCCCCAGGTGTACGACCGGCAGCGGCCCCGCCAGCAGCGCCGGGTCGGGGGCCGGCGGGGCCGGCACCACCCCGGTGTCCAGGGTGGTCCGCACCCGGGCGACCAGCTCCGCGATCAGCCGGCCCTTCCAGCCGGACCAGGCGGCCGGGCCGGTGGCGGCGGCGTCCGCCCGCACCAGCGCGTGCAGCAACTCCAGGGTGGTGGTGTCGCCGACCCGCTCGGCGACCCCGGCGACTGTCTTCGGGTCGGACAGGTCCCGTCGGGTGGCCACGTCGGGCAGCAGCAGGTGCAGCCGGACCAGGGTGCCGATCAGCGCCGCCTCGGGCGCGGGCAGCCCGATCCGGGTGGCCACCGCCTCCGCGAGCGGCGCCCCGACGGTCGAGTGGTCTCCGGGCAGTCCCTTGCCGATGTCGTGCAGGAACGCGCCGAGCAGCAGCAGATCGGGGCGCTCCACGTCGCGGGTGTGCCGGCTCGCCTCGTACGCGGCCTGCACCAGGTGCCGGTCCAGGGTGAACCGGTGCACCGGGTTGTGCTGGGGCAGGCTGCGCAGCCGGGTCCACTCGGGCAGCCAACCGTCGACCAGCCCGTACCGGTCGCAGGTCTCCCAGGTGGGCACCAGGCCGGGACCGGCGCCGAGCAGGGTGATCAGCGCGGCCCGGGCGGCCGGCGGCCAGGGCGCGGGCAGCGGCGGGCAGTACGCCGCCAGCCACTCGCAGGTGGCCCGGGCGATGGGCAGCCGGGTGGTGGCCGCCGCGGCGGCGACCCGCAGCGACAGGCTCGGGTCGGGGCGGGCGCCGATCGCGGTGCGGGCCAGCACCAGCTCGCCGTCCTGCTCCACCACGTCGCGGGCGACCGGGCGGCGCAGCGGTCGGCCGGGCGCGGCCCGGTGCCGGCCGGACCGGAGCCGGTCGGCGGCCCGCCAGGCGTCGTCGAGCGCGTGGCTGACGGTCCGCGCGTCGCCGGCGACCAGCCGCAGCAGCGCGTCGCCCTCGTCGACGCCGAGGAGCTTCGCCACGCCGTCCCGTTCCTGGGCGACCAGGCGGTCGACCCGGCGGCCGACCTGGTGGTGCAGGGCGTCGCGGGTGTCCAGCAGTCGCCGGTGCGCGGCGTGCACGGCCGGGCGGAGCGCGTCGGTGACGCCGGCGGTGGCGATGGCCCGCAGGATGCCGACGTCGCGCAGCCCGCCGGCGGCCTCCTTGAGGTCGCCCTCCAGCAGGAACGCCAGCTCGCCGTGGGCCTCCCAGCGGGCCGTGGTGATCTCCCGCAGGCCGGGCAGGTGTCGGATCGCGGTGCGCCGCCAGTGGTCGGTGGCGGTGCGGGCGAGCTGGTCGGTCAGCGCCGGGTCGCCGGCCACGTGTCGGG
Encoded here:
- a CDS encoding [protein-PII] uridylyltransferase codes for the protein MTTETGPTGGGPPVVNEVAGVPAGIGAAARSARADALDTWLRRIFPERPGVALVAVGGLGRRQCAPYGDLDLVLLHAGVPGIDELAASLWYPVWDAGLRLDHSVRTVAEALSVAQDDVKVALGLLDARHVAGDPALTDQLARTATDHWRRTAIRHLPGLREITTARWEAHGELAFLLEGDLKEAAGGLRDVGILRAIATAGVTDALRPAVHAAHRRLLDTRDALHHQVGRRVDRLVAQERDGVAKLLGVDEGDALLRLVAGDARTVSHALDDAWRAADRLRSGRHRAAPGRPLRRPVARDVVEQDGELVLARTAIGARPDPSLSLRVAAAAATTRLPIARATCEWLAAYCPPLPAPWPPAARAALITLLGAGPGLVPTWETCDRYGLVDGWLPEWTRLRSLPQHNPVHRFTLDRHLVQAAYEASRHTRDVERPDLLLLGAFLHDIGKGLPGDHSTVGAPLAEAVATRIGLPAPEAALIGTLVRLHLLLPDVATRRDLSDPKTVAGVAERVGDTTTLELLHALVRADAAATGPAAWSGWKGRLIAELVARVRTTLDTGVVPAPPAPDPALLAGPLPVVHLGEDRVSVAAADRRGLLATVAGCLALHRLEVISADAATVDDRALVECRVQPRYGLAPDPIALSADLRRAVTGDVSVTQRLRGRALAARSRGAAPRVVWHREAATDAVLLELRAADAAGLLYRVACALDEAGAQVRAARISTLGGDVVDVFYLVGGWPPDEERARVEAAVLAAV